From a single Clostridia bacterium genomic region:
- the ablB gene encoding putative beta-lysine N-acetyltransferase, whose product MNAIGLKSQDNYYTNIKGVKVFVDYTNQRLKIIDYPCISDDIIMFIVDFAKKEGLGKVISNCRIKLLKPFRNCGFKIEGIINGYFCDEDAYCISLFIDKKRELSKHKEEEDAILHQCVIQNKKSPITKNHKYTIRNAVESDIPQMIQLFETVFDTYPSPVFCSKYLQSVMSTQILFKVAVEDGKIISIASADTDTHNMNAEITDCATFPEHRGRGILTNLIQSLEYDLHRKGFHTLYSLSRAINHGINKSLSNLDYKYCGRLINNCHICGNFEDMNIWAKKLKKG is encoded by the coding sequence ATGAATGCAATAGGGCTTAAGAGTCAGGATAATTATTATACCAACATTAAAGGTGTTAAGGTATTTGTTGACTATACAAATCAAAGGCTTAAAATTATCGACTACCCTTGTATATCAGATGATATCATAATGTTCATAGTCGATTTTGCAAAAAAGGAAGGTCTCGGCAAGGTTATCTCCAACTGCCGGATTAAGCTTTTAAAGCCCTTTAGAAACTGTGGCTTCAAAATTGAAGGTATAATCAACGGTTACTTTTGCGATGAGGATGCCTATTGCATTTCGTTATTTATTGACAAAAAACGTGAATTGTCAAAGCACAAGGAGGAAGAGGATGCTATCCTTCACCAGTGCGTTATCCAAAACAAAAAATCTCCTATAACAAAAAATCACAAATATACAATACGAAATGCCGTAGAAAGCGATATACCTCAAATGATACAGCTTTTTGAAACAGTTTTTGATACCTACCCCTCCCCCGTTTTTTGTAGTAAATATCTGCAAAGCGTCATGAGTACCCAGATATTATTCAAGGTAGCGGTTGAGGATGGAAAAATTATCAGTATTGCATCTGCCGATACGGATACTCACAATATGAATGCAGAAATAACAGATTGCGCCACATTCCCGGAACATAGAGGCAGAGGTATTCTGACAAATCTTATTCAAAGCCTGGAATACGATCTTCACAGGAAAGGATTTCATACATTGTACAGCCTATCAAGAGCTATTAACCATGGAATAAACAAGTCATTAAGCAACCTTGATTACAAGTACTGCGGAAGGCTTATAAATAACTGCCATATCTGCGGAAATTTTGAGGATATGAATATTTGGGCTAAAAAACTCAAAAAGGGGTGA